A single window of Colletotrichum destructivum chromosome 9, complete sequence DNA harbors:
- a CDS encoding Putative RNA recognition motif domain, tetratricopeptide-like helical domain superfamily: MATLPVGEDKWLDYVTENSRHANDLEKRVHVIELFKLAVEAEPNSVRVWRAYCDYFWSLYIASQSYESGWSDEERHMGCELFSLNAALSLWQQAYEAIQYRISDSHELWDQWISLESGLLARSRTAEGIRRITYLYTDRLQVPHVTRDNTAQAFSEFLSTYNKAAWEETMQSITANPKSQEAKKLTEDRDMFELKLKEASREGKDEVYRNLLKEYLEWECAQSKRSNKQAEATGDLCRGLYARALTGVFAFDDTIWNEYVRFLSTSGTYAQSPQGMVDVLRRAVDHCPWSGAIWSRYILTAEDAKLPFNEIEQIKHKATSNPELYKNGMAALLDMYAGWCGFLKRKAMDLNATDEDVDIADMGLRAALEFVDQAKHRYGDSYRGDPNFRLERIYIQYLTEKKRNVDEARSEWHKLAEKQLYADSYDFWLNYYLWEMMIFASNGKDRSPTPSTAAIGLRVPSVATAVLGRAIKRKSLDWPERVIDVYVQHCNDYELPSTVRIAIDTVYETRKEVTKRREREAAQAAEYYAAQAQEQQAAHAAQTVDADSTSSSKRKREEEADAADVTSSKRPKSEVAEADTALKQQSLKRDRENTSVLVSNIPAETTKTKIRQYFKEYGHIVDVTDPAIDPQDNTQTVMVEFRTPEEAQSALLRDGKYFGTSQISVQPGTDLTVYVTNYPPTADKAYIGNLFKDCGEILGIRMPSLKGNVRRRFSYVTFRDRSASSKATQKHGTVLEGKFKLMAMYSDPTRAKKREGAIEEGRELHITNLDPSAVEDDVQKAFSKYGTVKRISIPRNKAGKGHGAAYVEMETREQARTAASELDKAKLRSGIMTVQISTPSNFKRTAAVSKEGASPAPSRDEEGDEMMADSNGDGVARQAGPSRAEIASRTIALLGIPDTVNDARVKEIVDKVGGFKSLILQPSHGGAKIEFEDEPSAGRAMLQLDGYILDGRKLRTGSVEELKHSKGEIRTEKIVYGVGGKKQTDKRAASKNTDSGAPFVPPSTTIKRPVLGNKGGAKRGLGFMTKAVNAGGSRQGETATSQPEAKVNGATGSGETEARKPMKSNADFKALLLGGTTTAAAAAAAATPAAATTTTTNTSKEEGVGRNGNGQAGQDHN, translated from the coding sequence ATGGCGACCCTGCCGGTAGGGGAGGACAAATGGCTCGACTACGTCACTGAGAATAGTCGACACGCCAACGATTTGGAGAAGCGCGTTCACGTCATCGAGCTCTTCAAGCTTGCTGTCGAGGCTGAACCGAACAGTGTTCGCGTCTGGCGCGCATACTGCGACTACTTCTGGTCCCTCTACATCGCTAGCCAGTCCTACGAGTCGGGATGGTCAGACGAGGAACGCCACATGGGCTGCGAGCTCTTCTCTCTCAACGCTGCCCTCAGCCTCTGGCAGCAGGCCTACGAAGCCATCCAATACCGTATCAGCGACAGCCACGAGCTGTGGGATCAGTGGATCTCTCTCGAGAgcggccttctcgcccgCTCGCGCACCGCCGAGGGCATCCGACGCATCACCTACCTGTACACCGATCGCCTGCAGGTTCCACATGTCACCCGCGACAACACTGCGCAAGCCTTCTCCGAGTTTCTGTCGACTTACAACAAGGCTGCCTGGGAGGAGACGATGCAGAGCATAACCGCCAACCCTAAGTCACAAGAGGCCAAAAAGCTTACCGAAGATCGCGACATGTTCGAATTGAAACTGAAGGAGGCCTCCCGCGAAGGGAAAGACGAGGTTTACCGCAACCTGCTTAAGGAATATCTCGAATGGGAATGTGCCCAGAGCAAGCGGAGCAACAAGCAGGCTGAGGCTACTGGCGATCTCTGCCGGGGTCTCTATGCCAGGGCCTTGACCGGCGTCTTTGCCTTCGACGACACCATATGGAACGAATACGTCCGCTTCTTGTCTACATCTGGCACTTATGCCCAGTCACCGCAAGGAATGGTGGATGTGTTACGGCGGGCCGTTGATCACTGCCCTTGGTCGGGCGCAATCTGGTCGCGCTATATTCTGACGGCCGAAGACGCCAAGCTCCCCTTCAATGAAATTGAACAAATAAAGCACAAGGCCACCAGCAACCCCGAGCTTTATAAGAACGGCATGGCCGCACTTCTCGACATGTACGCGGGCTGGTGCGGGTTCCTCAAGCGCAAGGCCATGGATCTTAACGCCACCGATGAGGATGTTGACATTGCCGACATGGGACTGCGCGCTGCCCTTGAGTTTGTCGACCAAGCAAAGCACCGCTACGGTGACAGCTACAGGGGGGACCCCAACTTCCGCCTGGAGCGCATCTATATTCAGTACCTGACGGAGAAGAAACGCAACGTCGATGAGGCGAGGAGCGAGTGGCACAAATTGGCAGAGAAGCAGCTGTACGCCGACAGCTATGACTTCTGGCTCAATTACTACTTGTGGGAAATGATGATCTTCGCATCCAACGGCAAGGACCGTAGCCCTACGCCGTCCACTGCCGCGATCGGCTTGAGGGTGCCGTCGGTGGCTACGGCCGTGCTTGGACGAGCAATCAAGAGAAAGTCACTGGACTGGCCCGAAAGAGTCATTGACGTCTACGTTCAGCACTGCAATGACTATGAGCTCCCGAGCACGGtccgcatcgccatcgacacAGTCTACGAAACCCGCAAAGAAGTGACAAAGcggcgagagagggaggcagCACAGGCCGCAGAATACTATGCAGCCCAGGCCCAAGAACAACAAGCAGCCCACGCAGCCCAAACGGTGGATGCTGACTCGACTTCCAGCTCCAAACGAAAGcgggaagaggaagctgaTGCGGCCGATGTGACGTCCAGTAAGAGACCAAAAAGCGAAGTCGCGGAGGCGGACACGGCACTCAAGCAGCAGAGTCTGAAAAGAGACCGAGAAAATACTTCGGTGCTCGTCAGCAACATCCCTGCTGAGACCACCAAAACCAAGATACGGCAGTATTTCAAGGAGTACGGCCACATTGTCGACGTTACAGACCCAGCCATTGACCCTCAAGACAACACCCAGACAGTCATGGTAGAATTCAGAACTCCAGAGGAAGCGCAGTCAGCACTGCTCAGAGACGGGAAGTACTTTGGGACGTCCCAGATCAGCGTGCAGCCCGGCACTGATTTAACCGTCTATGTCACCAACTACCCGCCGACTGCGGACAAGGCATACATCGGCAACCTCTTCAAAGACTGCGGCGAGATTCTGGGCATCAGAATGCCTAGTCTGAAGGGGAACGTACGGCGGAGATTTAGCTACGTCACGTTCCGTGACCGTTCTGCCTCGTCCAAAGCCACACAGAAACACGGTACTGTTCTAGAAGGAAAGTTCAAGCTGATGGCTATGTACTCCGACCCGACCCGTGCGAAAAAGCGTGAAGGAGCGATCGAGGAAGGTCGCGAGCTGCACATTACCAACCTGGACCCTTCggccgtcgaagacgacgtccaAAAGGCCTTCTCGAAGTACGGTACCGTGAAGCGCATCAGCATCCCGCGGAATAAGGCCGGCAAAGGCCATGGCGCGGCATACGTTGAGATGGAAACCAGGGAGCAGGCCAGGACTGCTGCTTCCGAGCTCGACAAGGCTAAGCTGCGCAGCGGCATCATGACCGTACAGATCTCCACGCCCAGCAACTTCAagaggacggcggccgtctcgaaAGAGGGCGCCTCCCCTGCCCCAAGTCgcgatgaggagggcgatgaAATGATGGCAGACAGCaatggcgacggcgtcgcccgtCAGGCTGGACCCAGCCGGGCTGAGATTGCCTCGCGGACCATCGCCCTCCTGGGCATCCCCGACACGGTCAACGATGCACGAGTGAAGGAAATTGTGGACAAAGTTGGCGGCTTCAAGAGCCTCATTCTGCAACCCAGTCATGGCGGCGCCAAAATCGAGTTTGAAGATGAACCCAGTGCTGGCCGCGCAATGCTTCAGCTTGATGGCTACATCTTAGACGGCCGCAAACTACGCACTGGgtccgtcgaggagctcaagcATTCCAAGGGGGAGATTCGCACAGAAAAGATCGTCTACGGTGTCGGCGGGAAGAAGCAGACCGACAAACGTGCAGCATCCAAGAACACTGACAGTGGTGCTCCCTTCGTTccgccatccaccaccatcaaGCGGCCAGTGTTGGGCAACAAGGGCGGTGCTAAACGAGGACTGGGCTTCATGACCAAGGCCGTGAACGCGGGAGGGAGCAGGCAGGGAGAGACAGCAACCTCACAACCGGAAGCTAAGGTTAACGGTGCTACCGGTAGCGGGGAGACCGAGGCTCGGAAACCAATGAAGAGCAACGCCGACTTCAAGGCGCTCCTCCTGGGTGGTACcactactgctgctgctgctgctgctgctgctactccAGCGGCTGCTACAACAACTACAACTAATACGTCCAAAGAAGAGGGCGTGGGAAGGAATGGCAACGGCCAGGCTGGGCAAGACCATAATTAA
- a CDS encoding Putative helicase, P-loop containing nucleoside triphosphate hydrolase — protein sequence MAGAKKKKKPAANPARGFATTSVASSKPRTEPAEGAETVTTAAPNAAVNQDAGPPSDPQSTSAGAGDKATKTELSPEEFEMQLDESELQLLVEKYAQKTKRDAQRQRTRLETDRRLLRGQADTVNSRKWLPQELMDQVLDLIQAESRFASSSVSTETAASGKLLPEEDMTIKLWTLQQTLTSVGFPEERVQAVMRHILDIAPNIPSIAKDSLWGLEEALDWMARECPSDELPDYEGRGKQGTRQLDTPAESPLPSGATTPRASEPSGRQTGGQRSKKKAVVTCDSDIEPDDLVPVFLETKAKLFELQTNQQGKKKQRNEDPAAEEEAGRLAKLRAKIDRIEKDVLFDKFAAEQQWKTQKMALEKEAAAARKQRLQEEAEKEPENKTEEPAASSDGDINDEAERIAVEILAQGEDDEDGGLSDLFANLPVTEVDAAGNSATVLNGADGVKITIRDFGKWTGVSPMRALEEACRARDAAAKTTYRLISEVPFANRHAVSISWSKSQEIPPPSQDDSVEVTAYPSGFTFSMRSVATPDKKQSEAYVATWALFHIFGTSSKEEKVGMRLPVVWRELWDELAEARKSRLDAKDREAIRELRALVRQRQDQELEDGVILQSAFKGRGTARNQIDKGDETAQEAAKRLSGGPEYYQNIWAQKTNTPRYQAMLQSRMQLPMWNFKQQVTDAVDREQVVIICGETGCGKSTQVPAFLLEHQLAQGKACKIYCTEPRRISAISLARRVSEELGEGRNDLGTSRSLVGYSIRLEANTSRETRLVFATTGIVMRMLEGSNDLREVTHLVLDEVHERSIDSDFLLIILKKLLLRRQDLKVVLMSATVDAERFSNYLGGAPVLTVPGRTFPVQVRYLEDAIEATGYTVGQSPQEKMVDLDDDVVETTEVEGPKSIAGADLSAYSAKTRNALAQMDEYRIDFDLIVQLIGKVASDSEYVAYSKAILVFLPGIAEIRTLNDLLSGDPSFARDWFIYPLHSTIATEDQEAAFLVPPPGMRKIVLATNIAETGITIPDVTCVIDTGKHREMRFDERRQLSRLIDTFISRANAKQRRGRAGRVQEGLCFHMFTKHRHDTIMSDQQTPEMLRLSLQDLAIRVKICKIGGIEETLSEALDPPSAKNIRRAVDALIDVRALTPAEDLTPLGNQLARLPLDVFLGKLILMGAIFKCLDMAITVAAILSSKSPFTAPFGQRAQADLVRKGFRRGDSDLLTVYNAYLAWKRVCQSTSASGGKDFQFCRKNFLSQQTLANIEDLKGQLLVSVADSGFLLLTDDERRALNRLRYGANSRGRRHQNFFDIPQRVSINSENDAITTAVIAWSFYPKLLVRDNPGSRGLRNVGNNQSITLHPSSVNKGHNELKWLSYYHIMQSKSVYHAHETTAADPFAIALLCGDVRADMFAGVLVLDGNRCRFALPDWKTMLVIKVLRTRLRELLTRSFKQPGKLPTAQHERWLAIWQKIFSQETNKENGTTAVSKA from the exons ATGGCCggggccaagaagaagaagaagcccgccgccaacccgGCCAGAGGCTTCGCCACCACGTCCGTCGCATCGTCCAAGCCTCGGACCGAAcccgccgagggcgccgagaccGTCACCACGGCCGCTCCCAACGCCGCCGTAAACCAGGATGCAGGCCCGCCCTCCGACCCTCAGTCTACGTCTGCTGGTGCCGGTGACAAGGCTACCAAGACCGAACTGAGCCCCGAGGAATTTGAAATGCAGCTGGACGAGTCCGAGCTGCAGCTTTTGGTAGAAAAGTACGCTCAAAAGACCAAACGGGATGCCCAACGCCAGCGGACGAGGCTGGAGACCGACCGCCGCCTTCTCAGGGGTCAAGCCGACACCGTCAACTCGAGGAAATGGCTGCCTCAAGAGTTGATGGATCAAGTACTTGATCTGATCCAAGCTGAGAGTCGGTTTGCGTCGTCCAGCGTCTCTACCGAGACTGCTGCTAGTGGGAAGCTGTTGCCGGAGGAGGACATGACGATCAAGTTATGGACTCTGCAGCAAACGCTCACCAGCGTTGGCTTCCCCGAAGAGCGCGTGCAGGCCGTCATGCGTCACATCCTTGACATCGCTCCCAATATACCGTCGATTGCCAAGGACAGCCTTTGGGGCCTTGAAGAAGCCCTCGACTGGATGGCCCGTGAATGCCCAAGCGACGAGCTGCCTGACTACGAAGGCAGGGGCAAACAGGGAACCAGGCAACTAG ACACCCCAGCTGAGAGTCCTCTGCCCTCAGGGGCAACCACCCCCAGGGCCTCTGAGCCCAGTGGTCGCCAAACGGGCGGACAAAggtccaagaagaaggccgtcgtgACTTGTGATAGTGATATTGAACCGGATGACCTGGTTCCAGTCTTCCTAGAAACGAAGGCCAAGTTGTTTGAACTCCAAACGAACCAGCAGGGCAAAAAGAAGCAAAGGAATGAAGACCCTGcagcggaagaagaggcggGAAGACTGGCAAAGCTCCGGGCAAAAATTGACAGAATCGAGAAGGATGTCTTGTTCGACAAGTTTGCTGCCGAGCAGCAGTGGAAAACTCAAAAGATGGcgttggagaaggaggctgctgctgcaaggaAGCAAAGGTTGCAagaagaggccgagaaggagccAGAAAACAAGACTGAAGAACCAGCCGCATCCTCCGATGGGGACATcaacgacgaggccgagcgTATTGCTGTCGAAATTCTTGCgcagggcgaggatgacgaggatggcggcctcAGTGATCTTTTCGCCAATCTTCCTGtcaccgaggtcgacgctGCAGGCAACTCAGCCACCGTTCTGAATGGCGCAGACGGCGTCAAGATAACGATCCGAGATTTTGGGAAATGGACTGGCGTCAGCCCCATGCGAGCGTTGGAGGAGGCCTGCCGGGCAAG AGATGCTGCGGCCAAGACTACCTATCGCCTCATTTCCGAAGTACCATTCGCTAATCGGCATGCTGTATCCATCTCATGGTCCAAGTCTCAGGAGataccgccgccgtctcAGGATGACAGTGTTGAAGTTACCGCCTACCCGTCCGGCTTCACCTTCAGCATGAGGTCAGTTGCCACTCCCGACAAGAAACAGTCGGAAGCTTACGTTGCGACTTGGGCCTTGTTCCACATCTTTGGCACCTCGTCCAAGGAGGAAAAGGTCGGGATGAGGCTGCCCGTTGTCTGGCGTGAGCTGTGGGATGAGCTGGCAGAGGCTCGCAAAAGCCGACTGGATGCCAAGGACCGGGAAGCCATCAGAGAGCTGCGGGCTCTCGTACGCCAGAGACAGGACCAAGAGCTTGAAGACGGTGTCATCCTCCAAAGCGCTTTTAAGGGGAGGGGCACGGCCCGCAACCAGATCGACAAGGGAGACGAAACCGCTCAGGAGGCTGCCAAGCGGCTCTCTGGCGGACCCGAGTACTACCAAAACATTTGGGCCCAGAAGACCAATACTCCCAGATACCAGGCCATGCTCCAGTCTCGCATGCAACTTCCCATGTGGAACTTCAAGCAGCAGGTCACGGACGCTGTCGACAGAGAACAAGTGGTCATTATCTGCGGAGAGACAGGATGTGGAAAAAGCACCCAGGTGCCGGCCTTTCTACTCGAGCACCAACTGGCTCAAGGCAAGGCGTGCAAGATTTACTGCACCGAGCCTCGGCGAATTTCGGCCATTTCTTTGGCCCGCAGAGTCAGCGAGGAGCTTGGCGAGGGTAGAAACGATTTGGGGACTTCGAGGTCCTTGGTGGGATACTCGATTCGTCTCGAAGCCAACACCTCCCGAGAGACGCGCCTGGTTTTTGCTACCACCGGTATCGTCATGCGAATGTTGGAGGGCTCCAACGACCTACGAGAAGTCACACACTTGGTTCTCGACGAGGTTCACGAGAGATCCATCGACAGCGATTTTCTGCTTATCATCCTGAAGAAGCTTCTGCTGAGACGCCAGGACTTGAAGGTGGTGCTCATGTCAGCCACGGTTGATGCCGAGCGATTCTCCAATTACCTCGGCGGAGCACCGGTGTTGACAGTCCCTGGTCGGACGTTCCCTGTTCAAGTCCGCTACTTGGAGGATGCAATCGAAGCAACCGGCTACACCGTCGGCCAGAGCCCCCAGGAGAAGATggtcgatctcgacgatgATGTTGTCGAAACGACGGAAGTCGAAGGGCCCAAGTCCATCGCCGGGGCCGACCTTTCGGCTTATTCCGCCAAGACCAGAAACGCCTTGGCTCAGATGGATGAGTACCGGATCGACTTTGACTTGATCGTTCAGCTGATTGGCAAAGTCGCTTCCGATTCCGAGTATGTAGCCTACAGCAAGGCtatcctcgtcttcctgccCGGTATCGCCGAGATTCGAACGCTCAACGACCTCCTTTCCGGAGACCCTTCTTTTGCCCGCGACTGGTTCATCTACCCGCTCCATTCGACCATTGCGACTGAGGATCAAGAAGCCGCTTTCCTTGTTCCACCTCCGGGCATGCGAAAGATCGTGTTGGCGACCAACATCGCGGAGACGGGCATTACCATCCCTGACGTGACATGTGTCATCGACACGGGCAAGCATCGCGAGATGAGGTTCGACGAACGGAGACAGCTCTCCCGACTCATCGACACTTTCATATCCCGCGCAAACGCCAAGCAGCGACGCGGAAGAGCCGGCCGTGTTCAGGAGGGACTTTGCTTCCACATGTTCACGAAGCACAGGCACGACACGATTATGAGCGATCAGCAGACCCCGGAAATGCTGCGCCTTTCACTCCAAGACCTGGCCATCCGAGTCAAGATTTGCAAGATTGGGGGTATCGAGGAGACACTCAGCGAGGCACTAGATCCCCCTTCGGCCAAGAACATCCGGCGCGCCGTGGATGCGCTTATTGACGTTCGTGCTCTGACTCCTGCCGAGGACCTGACCCCTCTCGGCAATCAGCTTGCTAGGCTGCCTTTGGATGTGTTCCTGGGCAAGCTGATCCTGATGGGCGCCATCTTCAAGTGTTTGGATATGGCTATTACCGTAGCCGCCATCCTCTCGTCCAAGTCGCCTTTCACAGCACCGTTTGGGCAGCGTGCACAAGCCGATCTCGTACGCAAGGGGTTCCGTCGGGGCGACTCGGATTTGTTGACAGTGTATAACGCGTATCTCGCATGGAAACGGGTGTGCCAGTCGACCAGCGCTTCTGGCGGGAAGGACTTCCAATTTTGCCGGAAGAACTTTCTCAGCCAGCAGACACTGGCCAATATAGAAGACCTCAAGGGCCAGCTCCTGGTTTCGGTGGCGGACTCCGGGTTCCTCTTGCTGACTGACGACGAGAGACGAGCCCTCAATCGGTTGCGGTATGGCGCCAACTCGAGAGGGAGACGCCATCAGAACTTCTTCGACATCCCCCAACGCGTGAGCATCAACAGTGAGAACGACGCCATCACAACGGCAGTCATCGCGTGGAGCTTCTACCCCAAGCTGCTGGTTCGTGACAACCCGGGAAGCCGGGGCTTGCGCAATGTCGGCAACAACCAGTCCATTACGCTGCATCCATCCTCCGTCAACAAGGGCCATAATGAGCTGAAATGGCTGTCCTACTATCACATCATGCAGTCCAAGAG TGTTTATCACGCACACGAGACTACGGCTGCCGACCCTTTTGCCATTGCTCTGCTGTGCGGCGACGTACGAGCTGAC ATGTTTGCTggcgttctcgtcctcgatggcaACCGCTGCAGGTTCGCCCTGCCCGACTGGAAGACAATGCTTGTCATCAAGGTCCTCCGCACCAGGCTCCGAGAGCTCCTCACTCGCTCCTTCAAGCAACCGGGCAAGTTGCCGACGGCACAGCATGAGCGGTGGTTGGCGATTTGGCAAAAGATTTTCTCGCAAGAGACGAACAAGGAAAACGGTACCACAGCCGTCAGCAAGGCATAG